One window of Anaerolineales bacterium genomic DNA carries:
- a CDS encoding sugar phosphorylase, whose amino-acid sequence MTEKLLDLLKFLYGGSISARLLERTRQLLEEYRPRIKPQFSRLTERDAILITYGDQVQAQNERPLQSLKKFCDLHLTGVLNGIHILPFYPWTSDDGFSVVDYRRVDPALGDWDDVSAMQNFRLMFDGVINHISSQSGWFQNFLHDDLRYRDYFITIEGEPDLSQVVRPRTLPLLTSYQTPSGEKKVWTTFSADQIDLNFKNPDVLLEILDTLLFYAERGATFIRLDAIAYLWKEIGTTCIHLPQTHAVIQFLRAALNEAAPHVQLITETNVPHSDNISYFGDGTNEAQLVYNFALPPLTLHAFHTGDARVLSDWAKTLMLPSDKTTFFNFLASHDGIGLNPARGILSNADIDSLVNKVIEHSGLISYKQDADGAQSPYELNINYFDALSSPSGNEPIELQVQRFIAAQAIMLSIIGVPGIYFHSLFGSRGWIEGVKQTGRNRTINRQKLQFDELQLQLEDENSLRHKVFAKYSELLKTRSSSSAFDPHGTQIIHNLHPAVFAVERISTDGKERIFCLHNVSQKSVSFSVNEKLIKLEPYQVLWIKDTPVVE is encoded by the coding sequence ATGACTGAAAAGCTCTTGGACCTGCTCAAATTTCTTTACGGGGGAAGCATCTCTGCGCGTCTGCTTGAACGAACCCGGCAATTATTGGAAGAATATCGACCGCGCATCAAGCCGCAATTCAGTCGTTTGACCGAACGCGATGCGATTCTTATCACGTATGGCGATCAGGTACAGGCACAAAATGAAAGACCGTTGCAATCGCTCAAGAAGTTTTGCGACCTGCATTTAACTGGTGTTTTAAACGGGATCCACATCCTGCCGTTCTACCCGTGGACATCCGATGACGGTTTTTCGGTGGTGGATTATCGAAGGGTCGATCCCGCCCTCGGCGATTGGGACGACGTTTCTGCGATGCAAAATTTCCGTCTGATGTTCGATGGCGTCATCAATCACATCTCGTCGCAGAGCGGATGGTTTCAAAATTTCCTGCACGACGATCTGCGTTACAGGGATTACTTCATCACCATTGAAGGCGAACCCGACCTTTCACAAGTTGTCCGTCCGCGGACATTGCCGTTGCTGACTTCCTATCAAACTCCATCGGGCGAGAAAAAAGTGTGGACGACCTTCAGCGCAGATCAGATCGACCTCAATTTCAAAAACCCTGATGTCTTGTTGGAGATTCTCGACACCCTGCTTTTTTATGCCGAACGCGGAGCGACCTTCATCCGTCTTGACGCGATTGCCTATCTTTGGAAAGAGATCGGCACCACGTGCATCCACCTTCCGCAAACGCACGCGGTTATTCAATTTCTGCGCGCCGCGTTGAATGAAGCCGCGCCGCATGTGCAGCTCATCACCGAAACCAACGTCCCGCACAGCGATAACATTTCCTATTTCGGCGACGGCACGAATGAAGCGCAACTCGTTTATAACTTCGCCCTGCCGCCGCTCACGCTTCACGCCTTTCATACTGGTGATGCTCGTGTTTTATCGGATTGGGCAAAGACTCTGATGTTACCATCCGATAAAACCACCTTCTTCAACTTCCTCGCCTCACACGACGGGATCGGGCTGAATCCTGCCCGGGGAATCTTATCCAACGCGGACATCGACTCGCTGGTCAATAAAGTCATCGAGCATAGCGGCTTGATCTCCTACAAACAGGACGCGGACGGGGCGCAAAGTCCCTACGAGCTAAATATCAACTATTTCGACGCGCTATCAAGCCCGAGCGGGAATGAGCCGATAGAGTTGCAAGTCCAGCGCTTTATCGCCGCACAAGCCATCATGCTATCCATCATTGGCGTGCCAGGCATTTACTTCCACAGTCTCTTCGGTTCACGCGGCTGGATCGAAGGCGTGAAGCAGACCGGGCGCAACCGCACTATCAACCGACAGAAATTGCAGTTCGATGAATTGCAACTTCAACTTGAAGATGAAAATTCTTTGCGACACAAAGTTTTCGCAAAATATAGTGAGTTACTGAAAACACGCAGCAGTTCATCCGCATTCGATCCGCATGGAACACAGATCATCCACAACCTTCACCCCGCTGTCTTCGCAGTGGAACGTATTTCAACCGATGGTAAAGAGCGCATCTTTTGTTTGCACAACGTCAGCCAAAAATCCGTTTCGTTTTCTGTGAATGAAAAGCTGATTAAGTTGGAGCCGTATCAGGTGCTCTGGATAAAAGATACTCCGGTGGTCGAGTAG
- a CDS encoding penicillin-binding protein: MTEDDNDKLKRLLRSEDETRKDLDPAPPPGGTTASRKKTGNTTPILNLPDLDENNMPLPKRVDEVDVEGTRVTNAAYESAKETKPPRKAQVQNQRPAYRLPENQSPPRAHQNQYQRAPLSPTFADRMALFFGSIGSSLRGNKGCLVRVLVVSFFAIVILGLCAGSILVYQYARIASTLPDVSDLKNRTSQFQTTRILDRNGQVLFELLDPNAGRRNYIPLSEISPNLVAATIATEDKDFYDNPGFDPIAITRALWVNYVTQGEGGGASTITQQLARALLLSPEERAQRTVERKTREIILAAEITRRYSKDEILELYLNEIYYGNLAYGIEAAANTYFNKSAKDLTLGESAFLAGLPQSPAVYDIYTDPETTLTRQQQVLVLMFELSQVQGCIEVSNSEERVCVDPIAATEAANQIKNYPFIPPVFGDAKYPHWVNFVRAELEKLYDAQTIYRSGFVVYTTLDPVLQDQAQQLVTGQVAKMVESNAKNGALVSMQPSTGQIFAMVGSPDFTNAAISGQINMAISPTRQPGSSIKPITYVAAFEKGWTPSTWIWDVPSQFPDGANPPYEPRNYDGKFHGGMTVRIALANSFNIPAVKTLEFVGIYDDPNTPEKDGMIAMAERLGITSFTRDDYGLSLTLGGGDVSLIDMTSAYSVFANSGKKISPVAILKITTFDGEVVYEHKTPEGEQVISAEHAYLISSILSDNQARSLMFGPNSALNLSFQVAAKTGTTNDIRDNWTLGYTPDLVTGVWIGNADYTPMVSSSGLSGAAPIWSQFMEFAVPYLTNGSPTPFSRPAGIVDKVVCRLGGTEPSNLCQSEYTEIFASNQLPLPHGQDLARRVRIDLWTGFEASEACDGPSDEQVVLNVKDPWARKWFETGDGKRWLASNDLPEDPYYAPERECQEGDPQPEIELVFNDGQVISNPVLEVKGTASSDEGFKGWRLEFGIGENPGNWNLLAESDKPVEDGVFTVWNLTGTPNGIIVLHLTLIGEHAEVDRRVRLNLSLPVPTLPTSTPTMTPTETPTQVIIPPTDTPTLTPFPTDTPTETPTP; the protein is encoded by the coding sequence ATGACTGAAGACGATAACGACAAACTTAAACGATTACTGCGTTCGGAAGATGAAACCCGGAAGGATTTGGATCCCGCGCCTCCCCCCGGCGGGACGACCGCTTCACGCAAAAAGACGGGGAATACCACACCGATTCTGAATCTTCCCGATCTCGACGAAAACAACATGCCGCTCCCAAAGCGGGTGGATGAAGTGGATGTGGAAGGCACGCGCGTCACGAATGCCGCCTACGAATCTGCAAAAGAAACAAAACCGCCCAGGAAGGCACAGGTCCAGAATCAACGCCCTGCCTATCGACTGCCGGAAAATCAAAGCCCGCCCCGCGCGCATCAAAATCAATATCAAAGGGCTCCGCTGAGTCCCACATTTGCCGACCGTATGGCGCTATTCTTCGGCTCGATCGGCTCTTCCCTGCGCGGCAACAAGGGATGTCTGGTCCGTGTATTGGTCGTTTCCTTCTTCGCAATTGTGATTCTCGGCCTATGTGCCGGCTCGATCCTGGTCTACCAATACGCCCGGATCGCCAGCACTTTACCCGACGTCAGCGATCTGAAGAACCGCACATCGCAATTCCAGACCACGCGCATCCTCGACCGCAATGGACAGGTGCTGTTCGAGCTTCTCGACCCGAATGCCGGGCGGCGCAATTACATCCCGCTCAGTGAAATTTCCCCGAACCTGGTCGCGGCGACCATCGCCACAGAAGACAAGGACTTCTACGACAATCCCGGTTTCGATCCCATCGCGATCACCCGCGCCTTGTGGGTGAACTACGTCACCCAGGGCGAGGGCGGCGGCGCTTCCACGATCACGCAACAATTGGCGCGCGCGCTCCTGCTCTCTCCCGAAGAACGCGCCCAGCGCACCGTCGAACGCAAGACGCGTGAGATCATTCTCGCCGCGGAAATCACCCGCCGTTATTCCAAGGATGAAATCCTCGAACTGTATCTGAACGAAATCTATTACGGCAACCTCGCCTACGGAATCGAAGCCGCGGCAAACACCTACTTTAACAAATCCGCCAAGGACTTGACTCTCGGCGAATCCGCCTTCCTCGCCGGTTTACCGCAATCCCCCGCCGTTTACGACATTTACACCGATCCCGAAACGACGCTGACTCGCCAGCAGCAGGTCCTCGTCCTGATGTTCGAATTGAGTCAGGTACAAGGCTGCATCGAGGTCAGCAACAGCGAAGAGCGCGTGTGCGTGGACCCGATCGCTGCGACCGAAGCCGCCAATCAAATAAAGAACTACCCGTTCATTCCGCCGGTCTTTGGTGATGCGAAGTATCCTCATTGGGTCAATTTCGTCCGCGCCGAGCTGGAGAAACTATACGACGCGCAGACCATTTATCGCTCCGGTTTCGTTGTTTACACCACGCTCGATCCCGTGCTTCAAGATCAAGCTCAGCAATTGGTGACGGGTCAAGTCGCAAAGATGGTGGAGAGTAACGCAAAGAACGGCGCACTGGTCTCCATGCAGCCTTCGACCGGCCAGATCTTCGCCATGGTCGGTTCGCCCGATTTCACCAACGCCGCCATCTCCGGCCAGATCAACATGGCAATCAGCCCCACACGCCAGCCGGGGTCTTCCATCAAACCGATCACGTACGTTGCCGCGTTCGAAAAGGGCTGGACGCCCTCCACCTGGATCTGGGATGTTCCCTCTCAATTTCCCGATGGAGCCAATCCACCCTATGAACCGCGGAACTACGATGGAAAATTTCACGGCGGTATGACAGTAAGGATCGCGCTTGCGAATTCCTTCAATATCCCTGCGGTCAAGACGCTTGAGTTCGTCGGCATTTACGACGATCCCAACACGCCCGAAAAGGACGGCATGATCGCCATGGCCGAACGCCTCGGCATCACTTCCTTCACGCGGGATGATTACGGATTGTCGCTTACGCTGGGCGGGGGCGATGTCAGCTTGATCGACATGACAAGCGCGTATTCCGTTTTTGCGAACAGCGGCAAAAAGATTTCCCCTGTTGCGATCCTCAAGATCACGACTTTCGACGGCGAAGTTGTTTATGAACATAAAACGCCGGAAGGTGAGCAGGTCATCAGCGCCGAACACGCCTATCTGATTTCATCCATCCTTTCCGATAATCAGGCGCGTTCGCTCATGTTCGGGCCGAACTCTGCATTGAACCTTTCCTTCCAGGTCGCCGCCAAAACCGGCACAACCAACGACATCCGCGATAACTGGACTCTAGGCTACACCCCCGACCTCGTCACTGGCGTGTGGATCGGCAATGCGGATTACACTCCAATGGTCAGTTCATCCGGCTTAAGCGGCGCGGCGCCCATCTGGTCCCAGTTCATGGAATTTGCCGTGCCCTATCTCACCAACGGCTCCCCAACCCCGTTCAGCCGCCCTGCCGGCATCGTCGATAAAGTTGTCTGCCGCCTCGGCGGGACAGAGCCTTCCAATTTATGTCAATCCGAATACACGGAAATCTTCGCTTCTAATCAATTGCCGCTTCCACACGGGCAGGACCTTGCCCGCCGCGTCCGCATCGATCTATGGACCGGTTTTGAAGCGTCCGAGGCGTGCGATGGTCCTTCGGACGAACAAGTGGTCCTGAATGTAAAAGATCCCTGGGCGCGCAAATGGTTCGAAACCGGAGATGGGAAGAGGTGGCTCGCAAGCAACGATCTTCCCGAAGACCCCTATTACGCGCCCGAACGTGAATGTCAGGAAGGCGACCCCCAGCCAGAGATCGAACTGGTTTTCAACGACGGGCAGGTCATCTCCAATCCGGTTTTGGAAGTGAAAGGCACTGCGAGCTCTGATGAAGGCTTCAAAGGCTGGAGGTTGGAATTTGGCATCGGTGAGAATCCCGGTAACTGGAACCTGCTTGCCGAAAGCGATAAACCCGTGGAGGATGGAGTCTTCACCGTTTGGAATCTGACCGGCACACCAAACGGGATCATCGTTCTGCATTTGACCCTCATCGGTGAACACGCCGAGGTGGACAGGCGCGTCCGACTCAACCTCAGCCTGCCGGTTCCCACCTTGCCTACTTCCACACCGACAATGACTCCCACAGAAACCCCGACGCAGGTCATCATTCCGCCCACCGACACGCCAACACTGACGCCATTTCCGACCGATACCCCAACTGAAACACCGACGCCATAG
- the rpoC gene encoding DNA-directed RNA polymerase subunit beta', with protein METKGLTALRISLASPQTIMSWSYGEVLKPETINYRRLRPEKDGLFCEAIFGPTRDWQCYCGKYKNPRYKGITCEKCGVEVTRSSVRRERMGHIALASPVAHIWYTRRIPSQMGMLLDISRRNLDRVLYFAQYIVTYVDEEARKKALQRLEDEITVSEREQASEINNNIVEIKTKRDASIAELKQKQATLEQGYDEGIAEQLDPIIKEGQKLERMLQDQMGEFAKKAIVFDKTGEKIVDAGDKIASKHITLIQKTVQKQLESLENELKDKRQAEIEELKAKAATIKAQADTEMEALRNQLDSQTTVSSNQSSRLRDELLELRPFTFLSEIRYRELKQRWGQVFRADMGAEAFYDVLDRLDLDKLSEELWHEVKTTKSKQKRKKATTRLKVVEAFKRSGNRPEWMILTVLPVIPPDLRPMVQLDGGRFATSDLNDLYRRVINRNNRLKRLLELGAPDVIIRNEKRMLQEAVDSLIDNSQRGKALSRRGRRELKSLSDMLKGKKGRFRRNLLGKRVDYSGRSVIVVGPQLKLNQCGLPKSMALELYRPFVIARLVQNGYAANVKGARRLIERNRPEVWEALEGVIGDRPVLLNRAPTLHRLGIQAFEPILIEGSAIQLHPLVTTAFNADFDGDQMAVHVPLSQKAVQEARDLMLASKNLLKPADGEPIISPSKDMVLGVYYLSMEQKAKHRGDGRAFADMDEVELAYALDQVEVHSEIKLRANTWYDEKGKRMAEPQTRVIDTTVGRVLLNRILPEEVQFVNKKLDKGGVKDLIAEVYELCGQEVTTNVADQVKSIGFEFAMKSGTTLAVADISIPPERKPIIDEALKQVEVVQRDFRRGLLTEQEKNEREIQIWQETTDKVGDAVKKHMDPDGNLSTMATSGATKGGFSTISQLAGMRGLMADPSGRIIPMPIRSNFREGLTAQEYFISTHGARKGLADTALRTADAGYLTRRLVDIAQDIIINEHDCGTRDGVWIRKADDVAGQSMQVRMYSRLAVDRILDPKTGEVLAEPDDVITHEMARVITFAGVTEVKVRSPLTCELDHGICAKCYGIDLGRGVMVELGSAVGIVAAQSIGEPGTQLTLRTFHTGGVASTGAADITTGLPRVEEIFEARKQPKGEAAVAEINGVVRVQQSEKYADMREVHIEHAEMVHDEYAIPEDWKIMAKDESEVQAGDILATKDKATIVSQHGGRVAVEKKDRKVIVSYEQREEVVMDIPNTSRILVRDGAHVEAGQPLTEGSLNPHRILKIQGRDACQMYLMTEVQKVYRSQGQNIHDKHFEVIIRKMLSKVQVTRPGDTKYLPGDVVDRLEIRKQNEALIAEGKQAARFSEVLLGVTKASLSTDSFLSASSFQHTIKVLAGAAIGSTTDPLFGLKENVIIGKLIPAGTGFIHGRFTQPGEEQPASDSAEEIPPTTAAD; from the coding sequence GTGGAAACCAAGGGATTGACTGCACTCCGTATCAGCCTTGCCTCCCCCCAAACGATCATGTCCTGGTCGTACGGTGAGGTGCTGAAACCCGAAACCATTAACTACCGCCGCCTGCGCCCCGAAAAAGACGGCCTGTTCTGTGAAGCGATTTTTGGACCCACCCGCGACTGGCAGTGCTACTGCGGCAAATATAAGAACCCCCGATACAAAGGCATCACCTGCGAAAAATGCGGCGTCGAAGTGACCCGCTCCTCCGTGCGCCGCGAGCGCATGGGTCACATCGCACTTGCCTCCCCTGTGGCGCACATCTGGTACACCCGCCGTATCCCGTCGCAGATGGGCATGCTGCTGGATATTTCCCGCCGCAACCTGGACCGGGTACTTTACTTCGCCCAATATATCGTCACCTACGTGGACGAAGAGGCCCGCAAGAAAGCCCTCCAGCGACTAGAAGATGAGATCACCGTATCCGAACGCGAGCAGGCTTCGGAGATCAATAACAACATCGTCGAGATCAAGACCAAACGCGACGCCAGCATCGCCGAGTTGAAGCAGAAGCAGGCCACGCTCGAGCAGGGCTACGATGAAGGCATTGCCGAACAGCTCGACCCGATCATCAAAGAAGGTCAGAAACTGGAACGCATGCTCCAGGATCAGATGGGCGAGTTTGCCAAGAAAGCCATTGTCTTCGATAAGACCGGCGAAAAGATCGTGGATGCCGGCGACAAGATCGCCAGCAAGCACATCACCCTGATCCAGAAGACCGTGCAGAAACAGCTCGAGTCTCTCGAAAACGAGTTGAAGGACAAGCGCCAGGCTGAGATCGAAGAACTGAAGGCCAAAGCCGCCACGATCAAAGCGCAAGCCGACACCGAAATGGAGGCCCTGCGCAATCAATTGGATTCGCAGACCACGGTTTCCTCGAACCAGTCTTCGCGCCTGCGCGATGAATTGCTCGAACTGCGTCCCTTCACCTTCCTGAGCGAGATTCGCTACCGCGAGTTGAAACAGCGCTGGGGTCAGGTCTTCCGCGCCGACATGGGTGCCGAAGCCTTCTACGATGTGCTCGACCGCCTCGACCTTGACAAACTTTCTGAAGAACTCTGGCACGAAGTGAAAACCACCAAGAGCAAGCAGAAGCGCAAGAAAGCCACCACCCGCCTCAAGGTTGTAGAAGCTTTCAAACGTTCCGGCAACCGCCCCGAGTGGATGATCCTGACCGTGCTTCCTGTCATCCCGCCCGACCTGCGCCCGATGGTTCAGCTCGATGGCGGTCGCTTTGCCACGTCCGACTTAAACGACCTGTATCGCCGCGTGATCAATCGCAACAACCGCTTGAAGAGGTTGCTCGAACTCGGCGCGCCGGATGTCATCATCCGCAACGAGAAGCGCATGTTGCAGGAAGCGGTCGACTCCCTGATCGATAACAGCCAGCGCGGTAAGGCGCTCTCCCGCCGCGGACGCCGCGAACTCAAGTCTCTGAGCGATATGCTCAAAGGCAAGAAGGGCCGCTTCCGCCGCAATCTGCTCGGCAAGCGCGTGGACTACTCCGGGCGCTCCGTGATCGTGGTGGGTCCGCAGCTCAAATTGAATCAATGCGGTCTTCCCAAGAGCATGGCGCTCGAACTTTATCGTCCGTTCGTGATCGCGCGACTCGTGCAGAATGGATATGCCGCCAACGTGAAAGGCGCCCGCCGCCTGATCGAACGCAACCGCCCCGAAGTGTGGGAAGCGCTCGAAGGCGTGATCGGCGATCGTCCCGTATTGTTGAACCGCGCTCCTACGCTTCACCGTCTCGGTATTCAGGCATTCGAGCCGATTCTCATCGAAGGCTCCGCCATTCAACTTCACCCGCTCGTCACCACCGCCTTCAACGCAGACTTCGACGGCGACCAGATGGCGGTTCACGTTCCGCTTTCCCAGAAGGCGGTTCAGGAAGCGCGCGACTTGATGCTCGCTTCCAAGAACCTGCTCAAACCGGCAGACGGTGAGCCGATCATCTCGCCGTCCAAGGACATGGTGTTGGGTGTGTACTATCTCTCGATGGAACAGAAAGCCAAGCACCGCGGGGATGGGCGCGCCTTTGCCGATATGGACGAAGTGGAACTCGCCTACGCGCTCGACCAGGTCGAAGTGCATTCCGAGATCAAACTGCGCGCCAATACCTGGTACGACGAAAAAGGCAAACGCATGGCGGAGCCGCAGACCCGCGTCATCGACACAACCGTCGGTCGCGTATTATTGAACCGCATCCTGCCCGAGGAAGTCCAGTTCGTTAACAAGAAACTGGACAAGGGCGGCGTGAAGGACTTGATCGCTGAAGTCTACGAACTGTGCGGGCAGGAAGTCACCACCAATGTGGCTGACCAGGTCAAGAGCATCGGTTTCGAATTTGCCATGAAATCAGGCACCACACTGGCAGTCGCCGATATTTCCATCCCGCCGGAACGCAAGCCGATCATTGACGAAGCGCTTAAACAGGTCGAAGTGGTCCAGCGCGACTTCCGCCGCGGTCTGTTGACCGAACAGGAAAAGAACGAACGCGAGATCCAGATCTGGCAGGAAACGACCGACAAGGTCGGCGACGCCGTAAAGAAGCACATGGATCCCGACGGGAATCTATCCACCATGGCGACCTCCGGCGCGACAAAGGGTGGTTTCTCCACCATTTCGCAGTTGGCGGGCATGCGCGGTTTGATGGCTGACCCCTCCGGGCGCATCATCCCCATGCCGATCCGCTCGAACTTCCGCGAAGGGCTTACCGCGCAGGAATACTTCATCTCAACTCACGGCGCGCGCAAGGGTCTCGCCGACACCGCGCTCCGCACCGCGGACGCCGGTTACCTCACGCGCCGTCTCGTGGACATTGCGCAGGACATTATCATCAATGAGCACGATTGCGGCACACGCGATGGCGTATGGATCCGCAAGGCGGACGATGTTGCGGGCCAATCGATGCAGGTACGTATGTACAGCCGCCTCGCCGTCGACCGCATCCTCGACCCGAAGACCGGCGAAGTACTGGCAGAACCGGACGATGTGATCACCCATGAAATGGCCCGCGTCATTACATTTGCCGGCGTGACGGAAGTCAAGGTCCGCTCGCCGCTGACCTGCGAGCTGGATCACGGCATTTGCGCCAAATGTTACGGCATCGACCTCGGTCGTGGTGTGATGGTTGAACTCGGCTCGGCAGTCGGCATCGTCGCCGCCCAGTCCATTGGCGAACCGGGCACACAACTTACGCTCCGCACCTTCCACACCGGCGGTGTGGCGTCTACGGGCGCCGCAGACATCACGACCGGTCTCCCACGCGTCGAGGAAATCTTCGAAGCGCGCAAGCAGCCGAAGGGCGAAGCCGCGGTCGCCGAGATCAACGGCGTGGTGCGAGTCCAACAGTCCGAGAAATACGCAGACATGCGCGAAGTCCACATCGAACATGCCGAAATGGTGCATGACGAATACGCCATCCCCGAAGACTGGAAGATCATGGCAAAGGACGAATCGGAGGTTCAGGCTGGCGACATTCTCGCAACGAAGGATAAAGCAACCATCGTCTCCCAGCACGGCGGTCGTGTTGCCGTGGAGAAGAAAGACCGCAAGGTGATCGTATCCTATGAGCAGCGCGAAGAAGTTGTCATGGACATCCCCAACACCTCGCGTATCCTCGTCCGCGACGGCGCGCACGTCGAAGCCGGGCAGCCGCTGACCGAAGGCTCGCTCAATCCGCACCGCATCCTCAAGATCCAGGGACGCGATGCCTGCCAGATGTATCTCATGACCGAAGTGCAGAAAGTGTATCGCTCGCAGGGTCAAAACATCCACGACAAACATTTCGAGGTCATCATCCGCAAGATGTTGAGCAAGGTGCAGGTCACCCGCCCTGGCGACACCAAGTACCTGCCCGGCGATGTGGTCGACCGCCTCGAGATCCGCAAACAGAATGAAGCGTTGATCGCGGAAGGAAAACAGGCGGCTCGCTTCAGCGAAGTCCTGCTCGGCGTGACCAAGGCCTCCCTCTCCACCGACTCCTTCCTCTCGGCTTCTTCCTTCCAGCACACCATCAAAGTGCTGGCTGGCGCCGCCATCGGTTCCACCACCGACCCGCTCTTCGGCTTGAAGGAGAACGTCATCATCGGCAAACTCATCCCGGCAGGGACGGGCTTCATCCACGGGCGTTTCACTCAGCCCGGCGAGGAACAACCCGCTTCAGACTCGGCCGAAGAAATTCCGCCCACCACAGCGGCAGACTAA
- a CDS encoding glycosyltransferase family 4 protein, producing the protein MNPSSHNIGFISTRFAGTDGVSLETQKWVTVLERLGHKCFYFAGECDRSADRSYVVPEAYYRHSEIDEINRMAYSGSWTVTKEARASHPEMEDLHKDFFSIYVRPSKMTKRINELKEHFKGELYQFARRFDLEILVVENALTIPLNIPLGLAITEFIAETGYPAIAHHHDFHWERQRFQVNCVGDYLAAAFPPNLPSIRHVVINSIQSQQIASRYGVSARVIPNVMDFDSPPPPPDEYTQSVRADFGIGPGEYFFLQPTRVIQRKGIEHAIELMRRLELPAKLIISHASGDEGSDYEHRVQEYAHLLDVTVRFESDQVQDRRGTTKDGQKIYTLGDVYPHADLVTYPSNIEGFGNAFLEAVYYKRLILVNNYSIYEVDIKPKGFHTLWFDGFISTSTLTATRHALKHPGQSQEWAETNYQLAKRYFSYTVLERRLESIVADCLGYQV; encoded by the coding sequence ATGAATCCTTCTTCTCACAATATTGGTTTTATCTCCACCCGTTTCGCAGGCACAGACGGGGTCTCGCTTGAAACCCAAAAATGGGTGACGGTGCTGGAGCGGCTTGGACATAAGTGTTTTTACTTCGCAGGCGAATGCGACCGCAGCGCGGACCGATCCTACGTCGTGCCCGAGGCGTATTATCGACATTCTGAGATCGATGAGATCAACCGCATGGCCTATTCCGGCAGTTGGACAGTCACGAAAGAAGCGCGGGCGTCGCATCCTGAAATGGAGGACCTGCACAAGGACTTTTTCTCCATCTACGTCCGTCCATCTAAGATGACAAAGCGCATCAACGAATTGAAGGAACATTTCAAAGGGGAGTTGTACCAATTCGCGCGCCGCTTCGACCTCGAGATTCTTGTCGTTGAGAACGCGCTTACCATCCCGCTTAACATTCCGTTGGGGCTGGCCATCACTGAATTCATCGCGGAGACGGGTTATCCCGCCATCGCGCATCACCACGACTTTCATTGGGAACGGCAACGCTTTCAGGTCAATTGTGTGGGCGATTATCTTGCCGCGGCGTTCCCGCCCAACCTGCCTTCCATCCGGCATGTTGTCATCAACTCGATTCAGTCCCAGCAAATTGCGTCGCGATATGGAGTTTCCGCGCGTGTGATACCCAACGTGATGGACTTTGACTCTCCTCCGCCGCCACCCGATGAATATACCCAGTCGGTTCGCGCGGACTTTGGGATTGGTCCCGGTGAATATTTTTTCCTTCAGCCGACACGAGTCATCCAACGCAAAGGCATCGAACATGCCATTGAGTTGATGCGCCGCCTCGAGCTGCCAGCAAAACTTATCATCTCGCACGCCAGCGGCGACGAAGGCTCGGACTATGAACATCGCGTCCAAGAATATGCCCATTTGCTGGATGTTACCGTCCGTTTTGAGTCGGATCAGGTGCAAGACCGGCGCGGAACCACGAAAGACGGGCAAAAAATCTATACGCTGGGCGACGTATATCCGCATGCAGACCTGGTTACTTATCCATCGAATATCGAAGGCTTTGGCAACGCCTTCCTGGAAGCGGTGTATTACAAACGGCTGATCCTGGTCAACAACTATTCGATCTATGAAGTGGATATCAAACCGAAGGGCTTTCACACGCTCTGGTTCGACGGTTTCATCAGCACCAGCACCCTGACCGCAACCCGGCATGCATTGAAACATCCCGGACAATCACAGGAATGGGCGGAGACGAATTACCAGCTCGCCAAACGTTATTTTTCCTACACGGTTCTGGAACGAAGACTCGAATCCATCGTTGCGGATTGTCTGGGGTATCAGGTATGA
- a CDS encoding dehydratase, whose translation MSGLYFEEFSVGQTVKTASRTVSEDAIFNFAGLTGDYNQIHTDAEFARTSPFGQRVAHGLLGLSIATGLIMRTGLLEGTVLAFREIQEWKFVKPIFIGDTIHAVLTVNETKALPRIGGGALIANVEVRNQSEEVLQKGTLNLLMLSKPK comes from the coding sequence ATGTCTGGACTTTATTTCGAGGAATTTTCGGTCGGGCAGACGGTGAAGACCGCTTCACGCACTGTGAGTGAAGATGCCATTTTTAATTTTGCCGGTCTGACAGGCGACTACAATCAGATTCACACCGACGCCGAATTTGCCAGGACATCGCCCTTCGGTCAGCGCGTCGCGCACGGACTTTTGGGCTTGTCCATCGCGACCGGCCTGATCATGCGAACCGGCCTGCTCGAAGGGACCGTGCTCGCCTTCCGCGAAATTCAGGAATGGAAGTTCGTCAAACCGATATTCATCGGAGATACCATCCACGCCGTGTTGACCGTCAACGAGACCAAAGCCCTGCCACGCATCGGCGGCGGCGCGTTGATCGCGAATGTGGAAGTCCGCAATCAAAGTGAAGAAGTGCTCCAAAAAGGTACGTTGAATTTATTGATGCTGAGCAAACCGAAATAG